A portion of the Punica granatum isolate Tunisia-2019 chromosome 7, ASM765513v2, whole genome shotgun sequence genome contains these proteins:
- the LOC116214945 gene encoding non-specific lipid-transfer protein C, cotyledon-specific isoform-like: MKSLIVPILLLALSLLFVLGQADLPCQTVRQKVTACAMFATGRAPKPSQACCAGVKQIAQSVRSANDKRAICRCLKDGVKSFPGLQDQLLGQIPAACRVRVGFPISMNTNCNAIH, encoded by the exons ATGAAGAGCCTTATAGTCCCCATCCTACTCCTAGCCCTCTCACTTCTCTTCGTCCTTGGCCAGGCTGACCTCCCATGCCAAACGGTGCGGCAGAAGGTGACCGCATGTGCGATGTTTGCGACGGGGCGGGCCCCGAAGCCTTCACAGGCATGCTGTGCTGGGGTGAAGCAGATCGCACAGAGTGTGAGATCCGCGAATGACAAGAGGGCCATCTGCAGGTGCCTCAAGGATGGGGTCAAGTCCTTCCCTGGCCTTCAGGACCAGCTACTGGGGCAGATCCCCGCCGCCTGCCGCGTGAGGGTCGGGTTTCCCATTTCCATGAACACCAACTGCAACGC GATCCATTGA
- the LOC116215648 gene encoding non-specific lipid-transfer protein C, cotyledon-specific isoform-like, with product MQLHQRSNHEEPYSHHLPPLPSRPGRHLMWHSDAEGTCVCHVRDGCCDGLNQLEQSMRSVNDKRAICRCLKAAPKSIRERASQLIDQISTACNVKFESTVSMNTNCNEIR from the exons ATGCAACTACATCAAAGAAGCAACCATGAAGAGCCTTATAGTCACCaccttcctcctcttccttctcGGCCAGGCCGACATCTCATGTGGCACAGTGATGCAGAAGGGACCTGTGTGTGCCATGTTCGCGATGGGTGCTGTGATGGGCTGAACCAGCTTGAACAGAGCATGCGCTCGGTTAATGACAAGAGGGCCATCTGTAGGTGCCTCAAGGCAGCACCCAAGTCCATCCGTGAACGTGCAAGTCAGCTAATTGACCAGATCTCCACAGCCTGCAACGTCAAGTTCGAATCCACCGTTTCCATGAACACCAACTGCAACGA GATTCGCTGA
- the LOC116215647 gene encoding uncharacterized protein LOC116215647 isoform X3: MKLLGLTQRAFMASPLSVRGTIRSVFHRGSVSSSYSASASSAGLKWEGGVSMVQGASRGIGLEFDSAKLITEKYGSLNLLINASGILSIPDVLQPETTLTKVEKSSLLLAYEVNAVGPILVIKHMWPLLKAGGGTKREVAIVANLSARVGSIGDNRLGGWHSYRASKSALNQLTKTVSVEFARKKDPIACILLHPGTVDTDLSKPFQRNVPEGKLFTKEYSVQRLLGIIDNAKRQDNGKFFAWDGQEVPWSLTWKK, from the exons ATGAAGCTACTCGGGCTGACCCAGCGCGCGTTCATGGCTTCTCCCCTGTCCGTCAGGGGAACGATAAGGTCGGTATTTCACCGAGGAAGCGTCTCCTCTTCCTATTCTGCTTCTGCCTCCTCCGCTGGTTTGAAATGGGAAGGTGGGGTTTCGATGGTGCAGGGAGCTTCCAGAGGAATCGGCCTTGAATTT GATTCCGCAAAGCTCATTACAGAAAAATATGGCTCTCTGAACCTTCTTATCAATGCATCGGGCATTCTTTCAATACCTGACGTGCTGCAACCAG AAACAACATTAACCAAAGTAGAGAAGTCATCGTTGCTGCTTGCTTATGAGGTTAATGCTGTGGGTCCCATACTGGTGATCAAG CATATGTGGCCTCTTCTGAAGGCTGGAGGTGGAACCAAAAGAGAGGTTGCAATCGTGGCCAATTTGAGTGCGCGGGTGGGATCAATTGGGGATAATCGACTCGGTGGTTGGCACTCATATCGAGCTTCCAAGTCTGCACTCAATCAGT TGACGAAGACTGTCTCGGTTGAGTTTGCTAGAAAGAAGGATCCGATCGCATGCATTTTATTGCATCCCGGAACTGTGGACACAGATCTCTCTAAGCCGTTCCAGAGGAACGTTCCTGAAGGCAAGCTATTCACGAAGGAGTATTCGGTCCAGAGACTTCTCGGTATCATTGACAATGCAAAGAGGCAAGATAATGGCAAATTCTTCGCCTGGGATGGTCAAGAAGTACCATG GTCTCTTACATGGAAGAAATGA
- the LOC116215647 gene encoding uncharacterized protein LOC116215647 isoform X1 produces MKLLGLTQRAFMASPLSVRGTIRSVFHRGSVSSSYSASASSAGLKWEGGVSMVQGASRGIGLEFVRQLLQKSGKGHVVATCRNPNRSSGLLDLKNMFPERLSVLPLDVTVESTIEDSAKLITEKYGSLNLLINASGILSIPDVLQPETTLTKVEKSSLLLAYEVNAVGPILVIKHMWPLLKAGGGTKREVAIVANLSARVGSIGDNRLGGWHSYRASKSALNQLTKTVSVEFARKKDPIACILLHPGTVDTDLSKPFQRNVPEGKLFTKEYSVQRLLGIIDNAKRQDNGKFFAWDGQEVPWSLTWKK; encoded by the exons ATGAAGCTACTCGGGCTGACCCAGCGCGCGTTCATGGCTTCTCCCCTGTCCGTCAGGGGAACGATAAGGTCGGTATTTCACCGAGGAAGCGTCTCCTCTTCCTATTCTGCTTCTGCCTCCTCCGCTGGTTTGAAATGGGAAGGTGGGGTTTCGATGGTGCAGGGAGCTTCCAGAGGAATCGGCCTTGAATTT GTCAGGCAGCTCCTGCAGAAATCCGGAAAAGGGCATGTTGTTGCCACATGCCGCAACCCCAATAGGTCATCCGGGCTTCTTGATCTGAAAAATATGTTCCCAGAGCGGCTTAGCGTTCTGCCACTAGATGTCACTGTTGAAAGTACCATTGAG GATTCCGCAAAGCTCATTACAGAAAAATATGGCTCTCTGAACCTTCTTATCAATGCATCGGGCATTCTTTCAATACCTGACGTGCTGCAACCAG AAACAACATTAACCAAAGTAGAGAAGTCATCGTTGCTGCTTGCTTATGAGGTTAATGCTGTGGGTCCCATACTGGTGATCAAG CATATGTGGCCTCTTCTGAAGGCTGGAGGTGGAACCAAAAGAGAGGTTGCAATCGTGGCCAATTTGAGTGCGCGGGTGGGATCAATTGGGGATAATCGACTCGGTGGTTGGCACTCATATCGAGCTTCCAAGTCTGCACTCAATCAGT TGACGAAGACTGTCTCGGTTGAGTTTGCTAGAAAGAAGGATCCGATCGCATGCATTTTATTGCATCCCGGAACTGTGGACACAGATCTCTCTAAGCCGTTCCAGAGGAACGTTCCTGAAGGCAAGCTATTCACGAAGGAGTATTCGGTCCAGAGACTTCTCGGTATCATTGACAATGCAAAGAGGCAAGATAATGGCAAATTCTTCGCCTGGGATGGTCAAGAAGTACCATG GTCTCTTACATGGAAGAAATGA
- the LOC116215647 gene encoding uncharacterized protein LOC116215647 isoform X2 has translation MKLLGLTQRAFMASPLSVRGTIRSVFHRGSVSSSYSASASSAGLKWEGGVSMVQGASRGIGLEFVRQLLQKSGKGHVVATCRNPNRSSGLLDLKNMFPERLSVLPLDVTVESTIEDSAKLITEKYGSLNLLINASGILSIPDVLQPETTLTKVEKSSLLLAYEVNAVGPILVIKHMWPLLKAGGGTKREVAIVANLSARVGSIGDNRLGGWHSYRASKSALNQLTKTVSVEFARKKDPIACILLHPGTVDTDLSKPFQRNVPEGKLFTKEYSVQRLLGIIDNAKRQDNGKFFAWDGQEVPW, from the exons ATGAAGCTACTCGGGCTGACCCAGCGCGCGTTCATGGCTTCTCCCCTGTCCGTCAGGGGAACGATAAGGTCGGTATTTCACCGAGGAAGCGTCTCCTCTTCCTATTCTGCTTCTGCCTCCTCCGCTGGTTTGAAATGGGAAGGTGGGGTTTCGATGGTGCAGGGAGCTTCCAGAGGAATCGGCCTTGAATTT GTCAGGCAGCTCCTGCAGAAATCCGGAAAAGGGCATGTTGTTGCCACATGCCGCAACCCCAATAGGTCATCCGGGCTTCTTGATCTGAAAAATATGTTCCCAGAGCGGCTTAGCGTTCTGCCACTAGATGTCACTGTTGAAAGTACCATTGAG GATTCCGCAAAGCTCATTACAGAAAAATATGGCTCTCTGAACCTTCTTATCAATGCATCGGGCATTCTTTCAATACCTGACGTGCTGCAACCAG AAACAACATTAACCAAAGTAGAGAAGTCATCGTTGCTGCTTGCTTATGAGGTTAATGCTGTGGGTCCCATACTGGTGATCAAG CATATGTGGCCTCTTCTGAAGGCTGGAGGTGGAACCAAAAGAGAGGTTGCAATCGTGGCCAATTTGAGTGCGCGGGTGGGATCAATTGGGGATAATCGACTCGGTGGTTGGCACTCATATCGAGCTTCCAAGTCTGCACTCAATCAGT TGACGAAGACTGTCTCGGTTGAGTTTGCTAGAAAGAAGGATCCGATCGCATGCATTTTATTGCATCCCGGAACTGTGGACACAGATCTCTCTAAGCCGTTCCAGAGGAACGTTCCTGAAGGCAAGCTATTCACGAAGGAGTATTCGGTCCAGAGACTTCTCGGTATCATTGACAATGCAAAGAGGCAAGATAATGGCAAATTCTTCGCCTGGGATGGTCAAGAAGTACCATGGTAA